The following coding sequences lie in one Glycine soja cultivar W05 chromosome 16, ASM419377v2, whole genome shotgun sequence genomic window:
- the LOC114390714 gene encoding uncharacterized protein LOC114390714 yields MAADEDMSALKSKLSQSNETWKKEMERSQSQVDVLQARIMEVKAQIQGSEEDAKKELEVLWRRVKTTSTLLTYLKSKARIMAVPHLAHTSCGIKKLDGVGLVDKDGIPLSGWSRNVDLCSFDDPDEESWIGINRQHGSLDQQDAVYIGEILKSVQMVTDVMEALVKRVLLAESETTFEKEKVSLGQEEIMRKSAQLENMSMKLEEMERFALGTNGILNDMRQKVADLVEETTRQRQRAAENEEELSRVKREFESLKSYVSSLITVRETLLSSEKQFQTIEKLFERLVGKTTQLEGEKMQKEAEVQKLMEENVRLSALLDKKEAQLLALNEQCKMMALSASNM; encoded by the exons ATGGCAGCAGATGAAGATATGTCAGCTTTGAAGTCTAAGCTGAGCCAATCAAATGAAACTTGGAAGAAGGAGATGGAAAGAAGCCAATCTCAAGTGGATGTATTGCAGGCAAGGATAATGGAGGTAAAGGCACAAATACAAGGCTCAGAGGAAGATGCGAAAAAGGAGTTAGAGGTTCTATGGCGAAGAGTCAAGACTACTTCTACCCTGTTGACCTACTTAAAATCAAAAGCTAGAATCATGGCTGTTCCTCATCTAGCCCATACATCTTGTGGCATAAAAAAGTTAGATGGAGTAGGGCTTGTTGACAAAGATGGGATTCCATTATCAGGTTGGTCTAGGAATGTTGATCTTTGTTCCTTTGATGATCCAGATGAAGAATCTTGGATTGGAATTAACCGTCAGCATGGTTCCTTGGACCAACAAGATGCAGTTTATATAGGTGAGATACTCAAGTCTGTTCAGATGGTCACGGATGTGATGGAAGCCCTTGTCAAAAGAGTTTTATTGGCAGAATCAGAAACTACTTTTGAGAAGGAAAAAGTGAGTTTAGGTCAGGAAGAAATTATGCGAAAGTCTGCTCAGTTAGAGAATATGTCCATGAAATTGGAGGAGATGGAGCGTTTTGCTTTGGGTACAAATGGTATTTTGAATGACATGCGGCAAAAAGTTGCAGATTTGGTGGAAGAAACAACTAGACAGAGACAGCGTGCTGCTGAAAATGAAGAAGAGCTTTCTAGAGTGAAACGGGAGTTTGAGTCTCTAAAGTCATATGTTAGTAGTCTAATCACAGTTAGAGAAACCTTACTTTCTTCAGAGAAGCAATTCCAAACTATTGAGAAGCTGTTTGAGCG GTTAGTTGGAAAGACTACCCAATTGGAAGGTGAGAAAATGCAGAAAGAGGCTGAAGTACAGAAACTTATGGAAGAGAATGTGAGGTTGAGTGCTCTGCTTGACAAGAAAGAGGCTCAACTTCTAGCATTGAATGAACAATGTAAAATGATGGCCTTGAGCGCTTCAAACATGTAA